CTGCGGGAAGTTCTTTAGACACAGCTCCAGTCTTATTCATCATCGGAAAGTTCACACAGGggaaaggccttatgagtgctGTAATTGTGGGAAAGTCTTTGCCCACAAATATAAACTTCTTGAGCACCAGAGAATCCACACTGGAAAAAGACCGTATGagtgtaatgaatgtgggaaagccttcctTCGCAAGGATTCACTTGTTCAGCACCAAAAAATCCACACTGGAGAAAATCCTCATaagtgcagtgaatgtggaaaGTGCTTCCTGTACAAAAATAACCTTCTTGTGCACCAAAGAATCCACAGTGGAGAAAGGCCTTATGGGTGTAGCAAATGTGGAAAGTCCTTTGTCTTCAAAAAAAGGCTTCTTTATCACCAGCGAATCCATACTGGAGAAAGGCCTTAcatgtgcagtgaatgtgggaaagcctatGTCTACAAAGGAAGTCTTATTGTACATAAGAGAATTCACACTTTAGAGAAGGCTTATGGGTGTAACAAAtgtgggaaattctttacaagcAGTTTTGCCCTCAATAGACATGAGAATGTTCACACTGCACGAAGGTGTTATGAGTGCAGCGAATGTGGGAAAGCTCTCAACGGCAAAGTTAAACTTGCTGAGCACCAGAGAATCCATACTGGAGAAAGACCCTATAAGTGTAATGAATGTGAGAAAGCCTTCATGCGCAAGTATACACTTGTTCAGCACCAAAAAGTCCACACTGGAGTAAAGCCTTTTAAATGCAGCGAATGTGGGAAGCCCTTCACTTACAAAACAAGTCTTGTTGTCCACCAGAGAATccacactggagaaaggccttatatgtgcagtgaatgtggggAAGTCTTTGTCTACAGAAGAAGTCTTGTTGTCCATCAGAGAATCCACACTAGAGAAAAGCCTTATGAATGTAGTTCTTTGTAGGCAGCTCCAAGCTCATAAAAAACAAAGTTCACACTGGAGCAATGCCTTCTGGACTTATGCTTTCCTTCACTTGAGTTAATATCTAGCAGCACAATTCCTATGTAGTAGAGTAGATGAATGTATACCTTACATGTGGCCAAACTTTTCTAAAATGGTAGTACCTTTTTATAGTCTCACGAGAAGCAGCAGAACATGAGTtcctgttttttacatttttaccaacacttggtatgtTCAGGCTTTCTAATTTCAGTGATGTCATAGGTGTATCTAGTGATTTTAACTAACATTTCCCTATTGACACAATGTGAGCGGTTTTCCATGTGTTAATTTCCAaccatatttctttttcaaaaaaatttttattggagtatagttaatttacaatgttgtgtttcaggtgtacagcaaagtgaatcagacagtcatattttttgaaatttctgtTCATATAATTTTGTCATCTTAATTACTGAGTTTTGATGTTTCTTCATGGATTATTGATTAAGGTCCTCTAATGGAAATATTTACCAATATTCTTTCAGACTTGTTCTTCTCATTTTAGTCACTTTTCCAGAGaaagactttatttatttggtgggggggggggttggccatgctgtggcatgcaggatcttacttccctaacgagggattgaacctgtgccccctgcagtggaagcgcagagtcctaaccactggatctccagggaatTCCTCAATATGAAGCTTAGAATCCACTTTTCAACTTGTGCATCACAAAAAAATCCTACGAGaattttgactgggattgcatttaatcttcaATTTAGAAAGAAATACTGAGTGTCCCAATCTATAAACCTGATAGATCTGCTTTTATTTAGATCTTGCTTAATTTTTGTTAGCAGtcttttttagttttctgtttgtaGGTCTTAAACATCTCTAGGTAACTTAAACATCTCCAGGTATTTTCTACATCTTATGATATTGTGAAAgcgaattttaaaaaatcttcagttTATGAATTGTTCATACCTATTACACTTAGGGAGATATAAAACTAAGgacagaagtgatttttttttaattgggcgACCTGTGggacctcagttccctgaccaggaattgaacctgggccatggcagcgaaagcccagaatcctaaccactaggccaccatgGAATTCTCTAGTAGTTATCCTTCTTAATCTTATAAATAACATCTACAAAGAGCTATTAGAAATACTATTATTAAAGTATTCCCACTAGAATAAAAGGAGGACAGCTGCTCTTTGTTCTCTTATTCAGTATCATCCTGGAGTTCCAATTTCattcaatacaaaacaaaacaaagaacaaaataatgaatatgtagcaattggaaaggaagaaataaaccatCTAAAATATGTCCACAGTTTTCATCTTTACTATGAGTCCAAATACGGACACTCAGTTTAGTGTCTGGACCCATCGTAAACTCCTAATTTTTTCGTCACCCATTCGCTGACCTTCTTACTTCCTTAGAACCCATCACCTTCTATTACACGATGCAACTTAATATCATAGATGAACTGCTTATTGTATATTTCTATCAAATACAGACTAAGTTCCAGTAGGGGAATATGTATTTACATGTTGTGCACTGATATATTCCATATTCCTAGAAACATGTCTGAAACACCTATGGTACATATTGATGACTTGAAATACATAACAAAACGACAACGCTCATTTAACTTTCAATTGCACAACTGTGGGTATACTTTATAACTCTCCTCACCCTGCCTTTCTCCTCACCCTGCCTTTTCCTTCAGTTTCACTACCCTCAATGCTCTGAGTTACGGGACAAATCATATTTTGCAAAAAGCCTTTAAATCAACTAAAAAGTCCCAATGGTTATTTTATTGGCTTCCTTCTCTTATTAGATCTCAGAGGGGTTTTTTCCTCACAttccattgggattttgattgttTATTTCAAAAACCAGTTTTCCGCCATCAATTTCTGCCACTTCTGATGCATATCTAtctttttctttggctgtgtGACAtgcgggatattagttccctgaccagggatcgaaccccctctccttgcagtggaaacgtggagtcttcacccctggatcaccagggaaatcctgataTCTATCTCATTAAGCACTTTTAATAGCTCTTGGTAGTTACACAATCCCAAATGTTTTTCAGAGTTTGTCTCCTCTCTGCAGACACTGTCAGTGCACTTACAGGTGATGTGGTAATCACTTCCAAGAGCAGATGATATCGTTGGGTTCTAAACATTTATCTCGGGCTTTCTTGTCCCCATTGCAGACTCTCAGTTTCTGCCACGGCAGTCCTTGTTACGGGAGCATATACGCAGTTGGTAAGTATCTCTTCAGGTATCTGATTCTTAGAAAACATTTATGTCAGGAAACCCGAGAATAactattcttaaaataaatttcacttcCTGAGGTCAGGACAATAAAAAAGGAACCGCCTTAGGAAggttatatagatatagatacatagatatagacAGATAAGAACAAAGCCATAAAATCAGGAAAGGCATTTGCTGAGGAAACCAGAGTCATGTTGCCCCTCATCAACGTACATCAGGAGTGCCTGATACTTCGCCTCTCTCCTCGGTTACGTTGTTTTGAAACTTGTCTCACTGGCTTCTCACTAAACACACTGACCATAAACAGGGTTCACTCTAGAGGCTTCAAGATAAGGTAGGTTGTGAGTAATAAGATGAAGAAGATGAGTTCCTACTCTGAGTAGAGGCCTAGTGTCTCTGTGGTATCTGCTGATGAGGGGCATGTTGTGTCATGGAGACTTCAATGATGTGTCTCTAAATTTTTATCCTTGGCGGAAGGCTGTTCATTGCATCTCAAGTACTTGGATGTCCACTTTATCATAGTAACCGACACTCTCTACCCTCCTAGGGCCTTGGTTTCCATACCTCACCTATAAAAATggatccattcttctgtcatctatctgtctatcgtCTACCTCTATATCCTCTTTGCCTTATTGTGA
This genomic window from Mesoplodon densirostris isolate mMesDen1 chromosome 19, mMesDen1 primary haplotype, whole genome shotgun sequence contains:
- the LOC132480957 gene encoding zinc finger protein 549-like isoform X1 — translated: MSTNAVQDLAQVPMVAAAFMVPGQGHVIFEDVAVSFSEEEWGLLNDAQRLLYCDVMLENLSLIASLGCWHGGEAEEAISEQCVSVEQVTEDRNPVLEPSILKPLTSDTSVLAEKDVLYLSDNMFTCGEVEKAFLGSMGFPQHQPSHDGEHPRRRRQSREVSHPGQGHHKCSECGKAFSKKFKFTEHLRVHTGEKPYECSDCGKFFRHSSSLIHHRKVHTGERPYECCNCGKVFAHKYKLLEHQRIHTGKRPYECNECGKAFLRKDSLVQHQKIHTGENPHKCSECGKCFLYKNNLLVHQRIHSGERPYGCSKCGKSFVFKKRLLYHQRIHTGERPYMCSECGKAYVYKGSLIVHKRIHTLEKAYGCNKCGKFFTSSFALNRHENVHTARRCYECSECGKALNGKVKLAEHQRIHTGERPYKCNECEKAFMRKYTLVQHQKVHTGVKPFKCSECGKPFTYKTSLVVHQRIHTGERPYMCSECGEVFVYRRSLVVHQRIHTREKPYECSSL